A single window of Debaryomyces hansenii CBS767 chromosome F complete sequence DNA harbors:
- a CDS encoding DEHA2F25850p (similar to uniprot|P49018 Saccharomyces cerevisiae YDR331W GPI8 ER membrane glycoprotein subunit of the glycosylphosphatidylinositol transamidase complex that adds glycosylphosphatidylinositol (GPI) anchors to newly synthesized proteins), translating into MKITIGGLVNLLFCFTIIGGALADQHFVTNDDAENIIKASDSRHTNNWAVLVSTSRFWFNYRHMANVLSMYRTVKRLGIPDSQIILMLSDDIACNPRNAFPGTVFNNQDQGFDLYGNSIEVDYRGYEVTVENFVRLLTDRWDENHPRSKRLLTDENSNIFIYLTGHGGNEFLKFQDAEEIGSYDIADAFEQMHEKKRYNEIFFMIDTCQANSMYERFYSPNILAVGSSKVDESSYSHHSDLDIGVAVIDRFTYYTLDFLEKIDKNSTATMDKLFDEYTFENIHSTPGIRTDLFKRDVNDVLLTDFFGNVQNVVVDEVEDDILYTVNYDENGNFLSRDNKNKSNISHKVKKVDFSYDEESKTLGKNSKTKIQALGLLTLVVLIGFWLVAPNS; encoded by the coding sequence ATGAAGATCACAATCGGTGGGTTGGTAAACTTGTTGTTTTGCTTTACGATAATAGGGGGAGCCTTGGCTGATCAACACTTTGTTACAAATGATGACGCAGAGAATATAATCAAAGCGAGCGATTCACGTCATACCAATAACTGGGCAGTTTTGGTCTCGACATCACGATTTTGGTTCAACTACAGACATATGGCCAACGTGTTAAGTATGTATAGAACCGTCAAGAGGCTTGGTATCCCAGATTcccaaattattttaatgTTATCTGATGATATTGCATGTAATCCACGTAACGCATTCCCTGGAACGGTTTTCAACAATCAAGATCAAGGTTTTGATTTGTACGGCAATCTGATAGAAGTTGACTACAGAGGATATGAAGTTACAGTAGAAAATTTTGTGCGGTTGTTGACTGATAGGTGGGATGAAAACCATCCTAGATCTAAACGTTTGCTTACAGATGAAAACTCtaacatatttatttatttgactGGTCACGGCGGTAAtgaattcttgaaattcCAAGATGCAGAAGAAATTGGCTCGTATGATATAGCAGATGCTTTTGAACAAATGCATGAGAAGAAAAGATACAAcgaaatattcttcatgATTGATACATGTCAAGCAAATTCGATGTATGAAAGGTTCTATTCACCTAATATCTTGGCCGTTGGCTCCTCAAAGGTTGACGAGTCATCGTATTCTCACCATTCCGATCTTGATATCGGGGTGGCAGTCATCGATAGGTTCACGTATTACACGTTGGATTTCCTCGAAAAAATAGACAAAAACTCCACGGCCACTATGGATAAATTGTTCGATGAATATACCTTTGAAAACATACACTCCACCCCTGGAATAAGAACCGACCTATTCAAGAGAGACGTCAATGATGTACTTTTAACAGACTTTTTCGGAAATGTCCAAAATGTGGTGGTCGATGAAGTCGAAGATGACATATTATACACTGTAAACTACGACGAAAATGGCAACTTTCTTTCTAGAGATAATAAGAACAAGTCCAATATACTGCACAAGGTAAAGAAGGTTGATTTTAGTtatgatgaagaatcaaaaactCTTGGTAAAAACTCCAAGACTAAGATTCAAGCATTAGGTCTCTTGACATTGGTTGTGTTAATTGGCTTTTGGCTCGTAGCGCCAAATAGTTAG